Proteins encoded together in one Benincasa hispida cultivar B227 chromosome 1, ASM972705v1, whole genome shotgun sequence window:
- the LOC120085003 gene encoding uncharacterized protein LOC120085003, with amino-acid sequence MSFSCGIECVVVLGCLRWAWKRCTYIGSYDSATWPPATCDDFEPVPRVCRLILAVYEADLNNPQFLPDGGYRPNPEWLIKRVTYEQTLGRAPPYIIYIDHDHREIVLAIRGLNLVKESDYKLLLDNRLGMQMFDGGFVHHGLLKSATWLLNQESETLKRLWLENGSDYNMVFAGHSLGSGVAALLTVILVNHRDRLGGIPRSKVRCYAVAPARCMSLNLAVKYADVINSVILQDDFLPRTATPLEDIFKSIFCLPCLLFLVCLRDTFIPEGRKLRDQRRLYAPGRMYHIVERKFCRCGRFPPEIRTAIPVDGRFEHIVLSCHATSDHGIIWIEKEARKALELMKESADTTTTTAPKIQKFERKKTLDKEHKDALERAVSLNVPHAVNLEEEASHHEDETQEPPPSKSGDSSTKTKPASARTTWDEVVEKLFHRNESGDLLLRKDVATATETDEGPPQSQ; translated from the exons ATGTCATTCTCCTGCGGAATCGAGTGCGTTGTGGTTTTGGGTTGCTTAAGATGGGCTTGGAAGCGATGCACTTACATCGGCTCTTACGACAGCGCCACTTGGCCGCCGGCCACTTGCGACGACTTCGAGCCAGTCCCTCGAGTCTGCCGCTTAATCCTCGCCGTTTACGAGGCCGATCTCAATAACCCTCAATTTCTTCCTGATGGGGGCTACCGCCCCAACCCCGAATGGCTAATCAAGCGCGTCACTTACGAGCAGACACTGGGTCGGGCTCCGCCTTACATAATCTACATCGATCACGACCATCGCGAGATTGTTCTTGCGATTCGTGGTCTCAATTTAGTCAAAGAGAGTGATTACAAACTGTTGTTGGATAATCGATTGGGGATGCAGATGTTTGATGGTGGGTTTGTTCATCATGGTCTTTTGAAATCCGCGACTTGGTTACTGAATCAGGAATCTGAGACGCTTAAACGCCTTTGGCTTGAGAATGGATCCGATTACAATATGGTCTTTGCGGGTCATTCTTTGGGGTCTGGTGTAGCGGCGTTGTTGACTGTGATTCTGGTGAACCATCGGGACCGGTTGGGGGGTATTCCGAGGAGTAAAGTCCGGTGCTACGCGGTGGCGCCGGCCAGGTGTATGTCGCTTAATTTGGCTGTGAAGTATGCGGATGTGATTAATTCGGTCATTTTGCAG GATGATTTCTTGCCAAGAACAGCCACGCCCCTGGAAGATATATTCAAGTCAATCTTTTG TTTGCCTTGCCTATTATTTCTGGTTTGCTTGAGGGACACCTTCATACCAGAGGGTCGAAAGCTGCGGGATCAAAGAAGACTTTATGCACCTGGAAGAATGTATCACattgttgaaagaaaattttgcaG ATGTGGGAGGTTTCCTCCTGAAATTAGAACTGCTATTCCTGTTGATGGAAGATTTGAACATATTGTCTTGTCATGTCATGCCACATCAGATCATGGTATAATTTGGATAGAAAAGGAAGCAAGGAAGGCCTTGGAA TTGATGAAAGAATCTGCCGATACTACAACTACAACAGCACCAAAAATACAGAAATTTGAGAGGAAGAAAACCCTTGATAAAGAGCACAAAGATGCTTTAGAAAGAGCTGTTAGTCTGAATGTTCCTCACGCCGTGAACTTGGAGGAGGAAGCTTCTCACCATGAAGATGAAACACAAGAGCCTCCTCCAAGCAAAAGTGGAGATTCCTCGACAAAGACGAAACCAGCTTCTGCCAGGACAACCTGGGACGAAGTAGTTGAAAAGCTATTTCATAGAAACGAATCGGGAGATCTTCTTCTTAGAAAAGATGTAGCAACAGCAACAGAAACAGATGAAGGCCCCCCTCAATCTCAATAA